The genomic interval CGGGGCATCTCCGCAGGGATTGCCCCGCTCGAGGTCCAAAGTGGCTGCAGCGGGGCGCCTAGAGGCTCAGAGGAGGGCTAGAGCCACCATGACGACGGCTGGCCTGGGACTCTGGGCGGCGATCACGATCGCGGTGGCCGGTCCCGCGACGTCGCCCGAATACCTGCCCGTGCATCTCGCCCAGGCCGAAGGCTACTTCGCCCAGGAGAAGCTCGAGGTCACCCTCAAGGTGGAGCGGAGCGAAGGCGAGGCGGCCAGGATGCTCGCGCGTGGCCAGGCCGAGCTTGCCGCCACATCCATAGACACCGCGTATGGTCAAGGCCATGTCGCGGGGGCACCGCCCCTCCTGCTCTTCGGTCTCACGGCGGCGCCACCCGTGGCCATCGTCGTCGCGCCGAGCCACCGGACGAGCATTCGCTCGCTTGCGGATCTGCGCGGCCAGCCCGTCGGACTGCCCGGGGCGGGCACCCCCGAGCATGCCATGCTGACATCCGTCCTTACGCATGCCGGAGTTCGAATCCAGGAGGTGCCGGTGCACAGCTATGGTCATCTCCGCCTCGCCGGGGCCCTCGAGCAGGGACAGGTTGCCGCGGCCGTCCTGAGCGATCCCTGGATCAGTCGTCTGACCGGTGAGGGTGGGGGCGTGCTCGCCGATCTCCGCAACCGAGGAGACGCGCGGCGCTGGCTCGGCGCCGAGACGGTTCACGCCGCCGTCTTCGTGCGAGCAGACACCAGGCTCGGCGAGCGGGAGCTGACGGCGGTGGCGCGCGCGCTCTTGCGCGCCGTCGCGCGTGTGAACGAGGCGGGCTCCGAGGCATGGGCGGCCGCGCTGCCCGCTTCCGTGAAGGGCAGCCCCGAGGACTTCGCGGTGAGACTCAGTGGCGCGCGCGGGTCCTGGCTGCCG from Candidatus Methylomirabilota bacterium carries:
- a CDS encoding ABC transporter substrate-binding protein yields the protein MTTAGLGLWAAITIAVAGPATSPEYLPVHLAQAEGYFAQEKLEVTLKVERSEGEAARMLARGQAELAATSIDTAYGQGHVAGAPPLLLFGLTAAPPVAIVVAPSHRTSIRSLADLRGQPVGLPGAGTPEHAMLTSVLTHAGVRIQEVPVHSYGHLRLAGALEQGQVAAAVLSDPWISRLTGEGGGVLADLRNRGDARRWLGAETVHAAVFVRADTRLGERELTAVARALLRAVARVNEAGSEAWAAALPASVKGSPEDFAVRLSGARGSWLPRGRVTEGMLKVSVQQARERAPLPEAVKLPLLRWYPLILTEPLRKAQEPSAR